The following coding sequences are from one Streptococcus sp. NPS 308 window:
- a CDS encoding ABC transporter permease yields MKKYIFMRVLRSLLSIFLVTTLTYTIIYTMVPRKLIFKQDTNYNKIATTPDKRDNYENTVYERMGYIEYYDTKELQEKASTIDSSVTVDANDTNKAIYEKYINQLGNGWTLGVFSESGQFYATREIPIFERVFKFYANLIDIDHTNKIQDPENPNLERYLRFENDPAIGWSLVGSGTKHKYLLYFNNQFPFVHQNFVNVNLGDSYPTYANTPVLQVITQGQGQTKTSEVQFPTGKKTSSVDIYSRTYKSPSQADAREVANYGKDDPYTATESNYQYPSMITSSAIAGLIGLIISYAIAIPLGSAMARHKNTWIDSFSTGALTFLLALPTIALVYIVRLIGSSIGLPDSFPILGAGDWRSYVLPAVILGLLGAPSTAIWIRRYMIDLQSQDFVRFARAKGLSEKEISNKHIFKNAMVPLVSGIPGAVIGVIGGATLTETVFAFPGMGKMLIDSVKASNNSMVVGLVFIFTCISIFSLFVGDIWMTMLDPRIKLTEKGGK; encoded by the coding sequence ATGAAGAAATATATTTTTATGCGTGTATTGCGTTCATTGTTGTCTATTTTCTTGGTGACAACCTTGACCTACACAATTATCTATACGATGGTTCCTCGAAAATTGATTTTCAAGCAGGATACCAACTATAACAAGATTGCAACGACGCCGGACAAGCGGGATAATTATGAAAATACCGTTTATGAGCGGATGGGCTATATCGAGTACTACGATACCAAGGAGTTGCAAGAAAAAGCGAGCACGATAGACTCATCTGTAACAGTAGATGCCAATGATACCAATAAGGCAATCTACGAAAAATACATCAACCAACTAGGAAATGGTTGGACGCTAGGTGTATTCTCAGAAAGTGGTCAATTCTATGCTACGCGTGAAATTCCGATTTTTGAACGTGTTTTCAAATTCTATGCCAACTTGATTGATATTGATCATACAAACAAGATTCAAGACCCTGAAAATCCAAACTTGGAACGTTATCTTCGTTTTGAAAATGACCCTGCTATCGGTTGGTCATTGGTTGGTTCAGGTACAAAACATAAGTATCTTTTGTATTTCAACAACCAATTCCCATTTGTACACCAAAACTTTGTGAACGTTAACTTAGGTGATTCTTACCCAACTTATGCAAACACACCAGTGCTTCAAGTTATCACACAGGGTCAAGGACAAACTAAGACATCAGAAGTTCAATTCCCTACAGGTAAAAAGACTTCATCTGTAGATATCTACTCTCGTACCTACAAATCACCAAGTCAAGCAGACGCGCGTGAGGTAGCCAACTATGGTAAGGACGATCCATATACAGCTACAGAAAGCAATTACCAATACCCATCAATGATTACAAGTTCAGCGATTGCTGGTTTGATTGGTTTGATTATTTCGTATGCTATCGCCATTCCTCTTGGTTCTGCTATGGCTCGCCACAAGAATACTTGGATTGATAGCTTCTCGACAGGTGCTTTGACCTTCTTGCTTGCTCTTCCAACGATTGCCTTGGTTTACATCGTTCGTTTGATTGGATCATCTATTGGTCTACCAGACTCATTCCCTATCTTAGGTGCTGGAGATTGGCGTTCTTATGTCCTGCCGGCAGTCATTCTAGGTTTGTTGGGAGCACCAAGTACGGCTATCTGGATTCGTCGTTACATGATCGACTTGCAATCTCAAGACTTCGTACGTTTTGCTCGCGCCAAAGGTTTGTCTGAAAAAGAAATTTCAAATAAACACATCTTTAAAAATGCCATGGTTCCTTTGGTTTCAGGTATTCCTGGTGCTGTAATCGGAGTTATTGGTGGTGCAACATTGACAGAAACAGTCTTCGCCTTCCCAGGTATGGGTAAAATGTTGATCGACTCTGTTAAGGCATCCAACAACTCAATGGTAGTTGGTCTCGTCTTCATCTTCACATGTATTTCTATCTTCTCACTCTTTGTAGGAGATATCTGGATGACCATGCTTGATCCACGTATTAAATTGACAGAGAAAGGAGGCAAATAA
- the oppC gene encoding oligopeptide ABC transporter permease OppC, whose protein sequence is MSTIGKEKFQFVKRDDFASETIDAPAYSYWGSVFRQFLKKKSTVIMLGILVAIILMSFIYPMFSNFDFNDVSKVNDFSARFIKPNAEHWFGTDSNGKSLFDGVWFGARNSILISVIATFINLVIGVIVGGIWGISKSVDRVMMEVYNIISNIPSLLIVIVLTYSIGAGFWNLIFAMSVTTWIGIAYMIRIQIMRYRDLEYNLASQTLGTPTFKIIVKNIMPQLVSVIVSTMTLMLPSFISYEAFLSFFGLGLPVTVPSLGRLISDYSQNVTTNAYLFWIPLTTLILVSLSLFVVGQNLADASDPRTHR, encoded by the coding sequence ATGTCAACAATCGGAAAAGAAAAATTTCAGTTCGTAAAACGTGACGATTTTGCCTCTGAAACAATTGACGCCCCTGCCTATTCATACTGGGGTTCTGTATTTAGACAATTTCTAAAGAAAAAATCAACAGTCATTATGTTGGGGATTTTGGTTGCCATTATCTTGATGAGCTTTATTTATCCAATGTTCTCAAACTTTGACTTCAACGATGTAAGTAAGGTCAATGACTTTTCTGCTCGTTTTATCAAACCCAATGCTGAACATTGGTTTGGTACAGATAGTAATGGTAAATCCTTGTTTGACGGGGTTTGGTTTGGTGCGCGTAATTCTATCCTTATCTCTGTAATTGCAACTTTTATCAACCTTGTAATTGGGGTTATTGTTGGTGGAATCTGGGGAATTTCAAAATCTGTTGACCGTGTCATGATGGAAGTTTATAACATTATTTCAAACATTCCATCTCTCTTGATTGTCATTGTCTTGACTTACTCAATTGGTGCTGGTTTCTGGAATTTGATTTTTGCCATGAGTGTGACAACTTGGATTGGGATTGCTTATATGATTCGTATCCAAATCATGCGTTACCGTGACTTGGAATACAACCTTGCCTCTCAAACACTTGGAACACCAACCTTTAAAATCATCGTTAAAAACATCATGCCACAATTGGTATCTGTTATTGTTTCTACGATGACCTTGATGTTGCCAAGCTTCATCTCTTATGAAGCCTTCCTTTCCTTCTTTGGATTGGGATTGCCTGTAACAGTGCCAAGTCTGGGACGTTTGATCTCAGATTACTCACAAAACGTTACGACCAACGCTTACTTGTTCTGGATTCCATTGACAACCCTGATCTTGGTGTCCCTATCTCTCTTCGTTGTTGGTCAAAACCTAGCGGATGCTAGTGATCCACGTACACATAGATAG